From the Euphorbia lathyris chromosome 6, ddEupLath1.1, whole genome shotgun sequence genome, one window contains:
- the LOC136234140 gene encoding metalloendoproteinase 1-like — protein sequence MALMFSHLFLAFLLFFSLQPFSSQSRIMKSQPQPFNFLQNMDQLQKGQTVTGLQGVKKYLSKFGYYPTDSILNDEFDDVFEFAIKTYQNYHKLNITGKLDSDTMMKLNTPRCGVPDITNMTYTTKAIKGTKDMFFSVSAASDVKRWSNQQLSYNFKSGIPEDEILSEQEIKTAFSEAFRSWEGATEFKFQEVSEDSTADIVIGFFRGDHGDDYPFDGPGRVLAHTYFPEDGRSHYDGDESWSSNPDNTQMDLQSVAVHELGHALGLVHSQDPQAIMYPTIAPGTIKRELTQDDVNSVQALYSN from the coding sequence ATGGCTCTAATGTTTTCCCATCTCTTCTTagccttcctcctcttcttttCACTCCAACCCTTTTCCTCCCAATCCAGAATCATGAAATCTCAACCCCAACCTTTCAATTTCCTCCAAAACATGGACCAACTTCAAAAGGGCCAAACTGTTACTGGTCTTCAAGGGGTCAAAAAATACCTCTCTAAATTTGGATACTATCCTACTGACAGTATTCTGAATGATGAATTTGACGATGTCTTTGAATTCGCAATCAAAACATATCAAAATtatcacaaactcaacatcacGGGAAAACTagactctgataccatgatGAAATTGAACACACCGAGATGCGGAGTGCCGGATATCACCAACATGACATACACAACAAAAGCAATCAAGGGTACAAAAGATATGTTCTTCAGTGTTTCTGCTGCCAGTGATGTGAAAAGATGGTCAAATCAACAGCTGAGCTACAATTTCAAATCTGGAATTCCTGAAGATGAAATCCTGAGTGAGCAAGAAATAAAGACAGCATTCTCAGAAGCATTCAGGAGTTGGGAAGGAGCAACAGAATTTAAGTTCCAGGAAGTTAGTGAGGATTCAACAGCAGATATTGTGATTGGATTTTTCAGAGGGGATCATGGGGATGATTATCCCTTTGATGGTCCTGGAAGGGTTTTAGCTCATACATACTTTCCAGAAGATGGTAGATCACATTATGATGGTGATGAGAGTTGGAGTAGTAATCCTGATAATACACAGATGGATCTGCAATCTGTTGCTGTTCATGAATTAGGACATGCTCTTGGTCTTGTTCATAGCCAGGATCCACAGGCGATTATGTACCCAACAATTGCACCTGGAACTATTAAAAGGGAGCTCACTCAGGATGATGTTAATTCCGTACAAGCTTTGTACTCTAATTAG